TAAGTACTAAAGGGAAACAAATTAACATAGACAAAGGTGAAATAATTGAATAAATCAATTATAGATAACACTATAGTTTCATTCACTCACTGTCCAGAATTTTCTCGCTCTCCGAAAAATATGGAGCTGACCCGGAAAAGAGAGATGGACGAGTGAGGgcgggttgggggggggggggggttgggaATTAGGATTTCCATTTATTTTCATTTATTTTAGTTAGTGTGTCTTATTTAAATTGGGTAGACAggttaaattatcttaaatatgtgaccatatttaaattggaagaaaaagaaactcACATAGGCGCCATGTAGGAAAACAAAGGTGGGACATGGCAATCTAAAGGATGAGAGAcaaatatgatcctaaagtataattgtaaggataaatatgtcaaaAATATATAACGAAGGACAAATCTAAacaaggggggggggggagggagggaaggttaaattatcttaaatatgtgaccatatttaaattggaagaaaaagaaactcACATAGGTGCCATGTAGGAAAACAAAGGTGGGACATGGCAATCTAAAGGATGAGGGACAAATATGATCCTAAAttataattgtaaggataaatatgtcaaaAATGTATAACGAAGGACAAATGTAACCCTTTTTGAAGAGTACAGGGGTAAATAAGATCCTAAAGTATAACGATAAggataaatatatcaaaaaagtATAACGAAGGACAAATATAACCCCCTTTAAAGAGTATATGGGCAAATATGACCCTTTTCCGAAAAAATAATAATACTAGTACTACCTTTTTTCGACCGTCTTGCATTAAGAAAATATACAGGTCACTTAAAATATAATTAATGGCCATAAATTTTTTTGATAAGTAATTGATATTCATGGCtatataaattatataacatATTTACATTGTAGTGTGCGTAACTCCAGTCCTCATTTTATGTTAAGTAATTGATAGTCATAGCTGAGGTAACATGCTCTCACGTTTTAATTTTCATTATAGCGTAAAAAACATATTTACATTGGCAATATATAACTTCAGTCCTATTAATATCCGgaaatttcatatttgaagaaCGTTGACATAATTCCACTCCTTGATTATCTGTtcctttgtcttttttttttttttttttaaacatcaTCTGAATATTGTTTAACAGAAACATTAGGTGAGTATTAATTATATAGTTGGTTTAGTTTTATGGTTATAATACTaatggtgtgtttggtatgaaaaaaaatatattttatggataatatttttaattattttatgtttggttgacttaaatgttttggaaaatattttcctcgtaAATTTATTTTCGGGCGAAAATCATTTTGATCCCCCAAGTTTACCTTAAAAATCAAACTCTTCCTTCAACATTAAACAATGAATATTCTACTCCTCCTATCATATGCATTGTCTATTTTATGCTTGACATTTTCAATTGCTCCTCTATGCATATAAATTTTTTGTTATATTTAAATTGGTAGAATTCTTAGCTAAATATCTTATTATGAATTAAAGCTCAATAAAATTTAACTAGAATAGTACTTTTATGAATTTATAACAAATTCATTGTTATTCTTTTTTATTGTTACTTTAATATATGTTTAAGTTTTACTTTCCCTTTTATTATTTatcttatatatacatatatgtatatatttatgaatttttattttttttaacaaaatatattttaaattataatttaaagAACATCCAAGGTATAAATATGTAATATTTTAGgaatttattataaaatttatctctatttttaattattatttctaGATATTATTGCACAACATTTTATTTGATTGATATTAACAAGATCTTTTACTCAAATATTTTAATTCTGccaatttattttattattcaatttcaattaattataTATGATTGattatcattttttatttttttaaaaataattttcactttAGGTAAATTCATAACTTTGATTAATAAAATATCGTGATATTAACAAGGTAAAAATAAATATCGACCAAGACTGATAAAATTGAGGATAAAATAGGCATTTTAAAAATACATAGTTTCAAGGAGCAGAATGCCTATTGTTTAATCTTGGAGGAGGagtttgtttttaagatgaagtTGGGGGATCAAAATAATTTTCATCCattcattttctttcaattgGCGAAAAATGACTTCCCTACTAAAAggagggaaaatatttttgagaactCTTTTTCAACCTCCCTATCATATTATCCACACCACCTTCCACCTCAACCCTCCACCACTCCCACCGCCACTCGCTACCCCTAACCCTACCCCCGGCCACCGCTACCCCTACCCCCGCCACCGCCactcagaggcggatccagaattttagGTTTATGGGTTCCTACAAAAATCTCGAGTTAATATACAATACTAATTGGATGAACGAACTTTTCAAGCTAAATATTCTTATACATTTAATGAATCTTTTAATACAAATACATGCTCTAGACAAAAGCTACTGGTTCACGGGAACCCGTAGCAATTGAACTGAATCCGCCCCTGCCGCCACCCCACCACCACCTTCCCCCACCCCTACCCTCGACACCATTATCATGGCTCCTAGATCCCGACTACCAACCTCCTCCGCCCTTATCCATTTCGTCTCCCATAGTATTTGCCtaaattatgtattttaattttcaaaaaaataaaaatcctgCTACCTAaccaaacaccaaaaaataagtttaaaaaaatgatttatttttcaagaaaatattttcatgaaaaTCATTTTCCTTCCTACCGAACACACCCTAAATTTCAGCTCTAAATGCCGTTAGACGTTAGCTAATTATATTTTGTTTCACACGTAGTTGAATTGATTCACACTATAATCTACGTTTTTTCACAATTTGTACTAAAAGTATGTACTATTTTCTCAAGTGCTTTAATGTTGAGATGGAAATATTTGCTTATTCAGGAATCTTAGGAAACTGAAATACATAAAGAATTTTCATCCGTTCGATCTAAGCTTCAAAAATCACTGCAAGGAGGGAAAGCTACCAAATTATGTAGTAATTGAACCAAGATTTTATGACTTAAAAGTATTGCCAGGGAATGATGATCACCCATCGCACGATGTATTTGAAGGGCAAAAATTCGTGAAAGAAGTGTACGAGGCGTTGAGATCAAGCCCTCAATGGAATGAAATGCTTTTCATAATAATATACGATGAACACGGTGGTTTCTTTGACCATGTGCCAACTCCGGTCACCGGAGTTCCCAGCCCCGACGGTATTGTGGGTACCACTGCGCCTTATAACTTTCAGTTTGATCGCCTCGGTGTTAGGGTTCCGGCGATCATGATTTCTCCATGGATTGAAAGAGGAACAGGTAATTCAAGCCTTACTTGACTACTGTTTGGCCAATTTTTTTGAAAATTAGAAGTGCTCATTTCAGGATCTTTGCTTGTTTTGTGGTATAAGGTTCTGCTGCTATCGACACCTACCCAATTAACTAAAAGTATAATCGATCCGAAGCTTCTGCAATTGTGGAATTCCAAtatttgtgaaaatataagtGTTTTCTAGTGGTAGCCGGACTTGCTTTTCTGCAATGGCAAAGAAGCTGGAAAAGAGTCACGTAATTTCTTTGGAATCAGAAGTTGATGCCCCATTTTTTCCTACCAAATATTTATATTTACCAAACTATTCTCATTGTGAGGATAAACCCTAAACTCTTGCATATCCATAAGTTCATAACACATTTATGGACAAAGTCCCATAAACATGCTGTCTCTATTTTGTTACATTTTAATTATATGAAATTGAAATACTTCAATTAAGCTTTTCATAATATATTTCAAATCATCTAAGGCTTCATTTTGTCACTTAACTCATGGAAAAAAAgttcttgaaaaatatatatGACTTCCATCATATCAAAATCCTGTGCTTTATTTTCAAAAGAAAAGTTTAATTagcaaattatttttattttatgaacgTGTAAAAGTCATGAACTATTTCGAAAAGAGTGGATATTGCGTAACAGAATGTGGTCTTCATTTTGTTGAAATTCTTATTAATGCATATATGGTTGTTATATGAATGCAGTGTTGCATAAGCCATCAGGACCATATGCTACTTCTGAATTTGAGCATTCTTCAATTCCTGCAACTGTTAAGAAGATTTTTAATTTGGATGAGTTCCTAACTAAACGTGATGCATGGGCTGGTACCTTTGAGACTGTCATAACCAGATCAACCCCAAGAACAGACTGCCCTGGTAATTGTTTTTTCGCTTTAGCTATTATCTCGTGAAGCTAGTTATTCTTCTTTCTCCAAAAATATTTAGTTTATAAACAATAACAATATATACTTTTCTTTAATGTAGTATCCTTACAACTTCttttaatttctaatttttgtggATCTCTATTTAGTGAAATCAACTCCGAGTCCGATCCTTATCTTTTTGTGAATAACAGCATGCAATTGCATTCATCTAACGAGTCGCTAGTTATGGATATTTGATTACGAGTTGGTATATTTGAACTAACCTGGGTATCGTTATTATTAACAACACTTTATTTTCCAAAGCTCGAGCCAATTCCTGACCAGAGAATACAACATTTCAATAATAATATATCTGTTGACATAATTATTGTACTTAATAATATTGCTGCCAATAGTAAGCTTAAGATGCACTCCTAAATATAAAATAGTAAAACCATAGGCGTTACATACATGCTCCAGTACTACTTTATTAGAGCAAACAATCAATGATGTTAATATCTAGGAGTTCTTGGACACATGGGAAATGGTTAGTGGCCAGTGGGTTTCGAATACCAGATGGTCTTTTTTGTCCCATTAATTAACATGCTATACTACTTGAATATCATTGCAGAAACTTTACCAGAACCAGTAAGAATGAGAGAGGCAGAAGCACAAGAAGAGGCAAAGTTAACAGAGTTTCAAGCAGAAATGGTACAAATGTCAGCAGTATTATGTGGAGATCATATGAACAAGTCTTATCCCAACAAGCTTGTGGAGGGAATGACTGTTGCTAAGGCAGCTGATTATGTTCATAATGCATTCAAGAAATTCTT
The DNA window shown above is from Nicotiana tomentosiformis chromosome 8, ASM39032v3, whole genome shotgun sequence and carries:
- the LOC104112846 gene encoding non-specific phospholipase C4-like, which translates into the protein MASSETSKPSFPIKTVIVLVQENRSFDHMLGWMNTLNPEITGPTIGKESNPISTSNQNSSLVYFGNNSLYVDQDPGHSIQDIYEQIFGVPWSQDLANKKLEPAMKGFAQNAERNQKGMAETVMNGFKPAAVPVYKELVTEFAVCDRWFASVPASTQPNRLFVHSATSHGLTSNDTKLLIHGLPQKTIFDSMDEAGYSFGIYYQYPPSTLFYRNLRKLKYIKNFHPFDLSFKNHCKEGKLPNYVVIEPRFYDLKVLPGNDDHPSHDVFEGQKFVKEVYEALRSSPQWNEMLFIIIYDEHGGFFDHVPTPVTGVPSPDGIVGTTAPYNFQFDRLGVRVPAIMISPWIERGTVLHKPSGPYATSEFEHSSIPATVKKIFNLDEFLTKRDAWAGTFETVITRSTPRTDCPETLPEPVRMREAEAQEEAKLTEFQAEMVQMSAVLCGDHMNKSYPNKLVEGMTVAKAADYVHNAFKKFLDEGEKAIQSGAHESTILIPRDQLLAERAPRKSKSFASKFFSCIVCDH